A genomic segment from Dermatobacter hominis encodes:
- a CDS encoding ScyD/ScyE family protein — protein sequence MRTRRLLIGLVALAVVAVASPGVAGATGSPHPPPGPVTVASNLHNPRQIAVGPFGTLAVAEAGTGQVGASDTSIPCGEGPEGPACVGDTGSVTAIFGAWTHRPVATRVVKGLLSVAAPDGSAATGVDAVTFGPWGSLSGIMTAVPADLPPKLARQNGQVLRFTPWGPQPVADIASFSLSHLLPGNLPETDPYGILATRHGTYVADAAANTLLRVSNHGNISIVKAFEVRANDGYDGVPTSIAEHDGNLYVGQLSSLEPGLAKVTVLRPDGKVLKVYDGLSSVTGVAVAKNGDVYATELFTGEPFNSPGALVKISARTGARTVTELPAPGGVAVGGGSAYVSINSVSPTDGAVIRLPA from the coding sequence ATGCGCACCAGAAGGTTGTTGATCGGTCTCGTCGCGCTCGCCGTCGTGGCGGTTGCGTCGCCAGGGGTCGCCGGTGCGACCGGGTCACCGCACCCACCGCCAGGTCCGGTGACGGTGGCATCGAACCTCCACAACCCGCGCCAGATCGCGGTCGGTCCGTTCGGCACGCTTGCTGTCGCCGAGGCCGGTACCGGGCAGGTCGGGGCTTCCGACACCTCCATCCCGTGCGGTGAGGGTCCCGAGGGCCCCGCCTGCGTCGGTGACACCGGATCGGTGACCGCCATCTTCGGCGCCTGGACCCACCGACCGGTCGCCACCCGGGTCGTCAAGGGGCTCCTGTCGGTGGCAGCACCCGACGGCAGCGCGGCGACCGGCGTCGATGCCGTCACGTTCGGGCCGTGGGGTTCGCTGTCGGGGATCATGACGGCCGTGCCGGCCGACTTGCCGCCGAAGCTGGCACGTCAGAACGGCCAGGTGCTCCGGTTCACGCCGTGGGGGCCGCAGCCCGTCGCCGACATCGCGTCGTTCTCGCTGTCGCACCTGCTCCCGGGCAACCTGCCCGAGACGGACCCGTACGGCATCCTGGCCACCCGACACGGCACCTATGTCGCCGACGCTGCGGCCAACACGCTGCTGCGGGTGTCGAACCACGGGAACATCTCGATCGTCAAGGCCTTCGAGGTCCGTGCGAACGACGGCTACGACGGCGTCCCCACGTCGATCGCTGAGCATGACGGCAACCTCTACGTCGGCCAGCTTTCGAGCCTCGAGCCGGGTCTCGCCAAGGTGACCGTCCTGCGCCCCGACGGCAAGGTGCTCAAGGTCTACGACGGGCTGTCGTCGGTCACGGGCGTCGCGGTCGCGAAGAACGGCGACGTCTACGCGACGGAGCTGTTCACCGGCGAGCCGTTCAACTCGCCGGGCGCCCTCGTGAAGATCTCGGCGCGCACCGGGGCCCGCACCGTGACGGAGCTGCCCGCACCGGGCGGCGTCGCGGTCGGCGGCGGGTCCGCCTACGTCTCGATCAACAGCGTGTCGCCGACGGACGGCGCGGTGATCCGACTGCCGGCCTGA
- a CDS encoding SCO6745 family protein yields MSSLGRRMFELVEPIGAIPYSAEDPNEAMFDLGFTDFWDTYFAGRAAPLGSVPAEVVDALFYNFAPGEVARHIPKVWETTTPEAAIAARRSGCAAALRRILGSLAEGPTFERTTDLLLAAATSAPHEGRPMYAALRTLSIPDDVVERCFHAASLLREHRGDGHIAALVVEGIGGLEAHALFALDNDTPPERFGRIHHLPGAQIATVVDGLRERGLIGDDGWLSDGGRAARRRVESRTDALAETPYEHLTPAERDELIAGLEPLAPLLIADQDW; encoded by the coding sequence ATGAGCTCGTTGGGTCGGCGGATGTTCGAATTGGTCGAGCCGATCGGTGCGATCCCGTACTCGGCCGAAGACCCGAACGAGGCGATGTTCGACCTCGGGTTCACGGACTTCTGGGACACCTACTTCGCCGGGCGGGCGGCCCCGCTGGGCTCGGTCCCGGCCGAGGTGGTCGACGCGCTCTTCTACAACTTCGCCCCGGGCGAGGTCGCTCGGCACATCCCGAAGGTGTGGGAGACGACGACGCCCGAGGCCGCGATCGCGGCCCGGCGCTCGGGCTGCGCCGCTGCGCTGCGACGGATCCTGGGTTCGCTCGCTGAGGGGCCGACCTTCGAACGGACCACCGACCTGCTGCTCGCGGCGGCGACGAGCGCTCCCCACGAAGGCCGACCCATGTACGCCGCCCTGCGGACGCTCTCGATCCCCGACGATGTGGTCGAACGGTGCTTCCACGCCGCGTCGTTGCTGCGGGAGCACCGGGGCGACGGGCACATCGCTGCTCTGGTGGTCGAGGGCATCGGCGGCCTCGAGGCTCACGCGCTGTTCGCTCTCGACAACGACACGCCTCCCGAGCGCTTCGGCCGCATCCACCACCTCCCGGGAGCGCAGATCGCAACGGTGGTCGACGGCCTCCGAGAGCGAGGCCTCATCGGTGACGACGGCTGGCTCAGCGACGGGGGACGTGCGGCCCGCCGCCGTGTGGAGTCCCGCACGGATGCCCTCGCCGAGACGCCGTACGAGCACCTCACGCCGGCGGAACGGGACGAGCTCATCGCCGGCCTCGAGCCCCTGGCCCCGCTCCTCATCGCCGACCAGGACTGGTGA
- a CDS encoding ester cyclase: MTVLMHDTVVYRWLAAGDASDLDAFDDLLHSDAVIHAPAGLSTTSIEEEKAVWRNAVTAMPDLAHEIQEVVVDGDVEMARVVVTGTMAGPFGGVEGTGRRFRMDQAVITHLRHGKIAEAWEIADVAALRDQVDG; the protein is encoded by the coding sequence GTGACCGTTCTGATGCACGACACGGTGGTCTACCGATGGCTCGCCGCGGGCGACGCCAGCGACCTCGACGCCTTCGACGACCTCCTGCACTCCGACGCAGTGATCCATGCACCCGCCGGGCTCTCCACGACGAGCATCGAGGAGGAAAAGGCCGTGTGGCGCAACGCCGTCACGGCCATGCCCGACCTCGCCCACGAGATACAGGAAGTGGTCGTCGACGGAGATGTCGAGATGGCTCGGGTCGTCGTCACTGGCACGATGGCTGGACCCTTCGGAGGAGTCGAGGGCACCGGCCGACGGTTCCGGATGGATCAAGCCGTCATCACGCACCTCCGACACGGCAAAATCGCAGAGGCGTGGGAGATTGCCGACGTCGCCGCGTTGCGCGACCAAGTGGACGGCTAG
- a CDS encoding zinc-dependent alcohol dehydrogenase, giving the protein MRAVRNTERGIEVLDVASPESPDGLVRVRVRSAGICGSDLHLIEWGPLPVTLGHEFAGVLDDGTEVAVQPQTPCDVCDCCLRGDPHLCREILSRTHGVSIDGGLADEVWVDPRAVIALPGGVRLGDAGLVEPLAVAVHGIDIAEVSPGMRVLVIGAGSIGLCAVAAGAVTGADVDLAARYPHQIEAGEKVGAGTALGTDYDVVIEAAGSQSAIDQAVNLARPGGTIVAMATYWSPIEIGLGFTTKELQLRATSGYGVHRHSGVRDFVAAADLLARVPEVVDALVTHRFGLDDAKEAFRVAGDRSSGAIKVQLIP; this is encoded by the coding sequence ATGCGAGCCGTGCGGAACACCGAACGAGGCATCGAGGTGCTCGACGTGGCGTCGCCGGAGTCGCCCGACGGTCTGGTCCGGGTCCGGGTGCGGTCGGCGGGCATCTGCGGATCAGATCTGCACCTCATCGAGTGGGGCCCGCTCCCGGTCACCCTCGGTCACGAGTTCGCCGGCGTGCTCGACGACGGCACCGAGGTCGCGGTCCAGCCGCAGACGCCGTGCGACGTCTGCGACTGCTGCCTTCGTGGCGATCCGCACCTGTGCCGCGAGATCCTGAGCCGGACACACGGCGTCTCCATCGACGGCGGCCTCGCCGACGAGGTGTGGGTCGATCCACGGGCCGTCATCGCGCTTCCCGGCGGGGTGCGTCTCGGCGACGCCGGGCTGGTCGAGCCGCTCGCCGTCGCCGTCCACGGCATCGACATCGCGGAGGTGTCGCCGGGCATGCGGGTGCTCGTCATCGGTGCGGGCAGCATCGGCCTGTGCGCCGTGGCGGCCGGAGCCGTGACGGGCGCCGACGTCGACCTGGCAGCTCGCTACCCGCACCAGATCGAAGCGGGCGAGAAGGTCGGTGCCGGCACGGCACTCGGCACGGATTACGACGTGGTCATCGAAGCCGCCGGATCGCAGTCAGCGATCGACCAAGCCGTGAACCTCGCTCGGCCGGGCGGAACGATCGTCGCGATGGCGACCTACTGGTCGCCGATCGAGATCGGGCTCGGCTTCACCACCAAGGAGCTCCAGCTGCGAGCCACGAGCGGCTACGGCGTGCACCGCCACAGCGGTGTCCGCGACTTCGTGGCTGCCGCCGACCTCCTGGCTCGCGTCCCGGAAGTGGTCGACGCGCTCGTGACACACCGGTTCGGCCTGGACGACGCGAAGGAGGCGTTCCGCGTCGCAGGGGACCGCAGCAGCGGCGCCATCAAGGTCCAGCTGATCCCCTGA
- a CDS encoding alpha/beta fold hydrolase, with product MPTSSTTDPGTTELFRSPPDRYIDVGSGQIACRTVGAGPPVLFVHGWPVSGATFRTLLPHLVDHVTCHVIDLVGAGESRVEGAAGLSLEGHIRAVRRVVDALDVDRLAVVGHDSGGLIARHAMAGDRRLAALGLIDTEQPHGLSWRFRLFLASRHLPGTGAALGWLAGRPVLRRSPFVLGDAFVDRSLLDGEFDEFFLRPLATDRVRRAAAIEVLHSFQPGLVHALPDVHRRIDVPVQLVWGAEDRFFPLEWAREMVGSFPDAALTIVPDAGLFAHEERPAEVAAALLPVLTNHV from the coding sequence ATGCCTACTTCCTCCACCACCGATCCTGGGACCACCGAGCTCTTCCGCTCGCCGCCGGACCGCTACATCGACGTCGGGAGCGGACAGATCGCCTGCCGGACCGTCGGCGCCGGACCTCCCGTGCTGTTCGTCCACGGCTGGCCGGTGAGCGGTGCGACGTTCCGGACCCTGCTGCCGCACCTCGTCGACCACGTCACCTGTCACGTGATCGACCTGGTCGGCGCCGGCGAGAGCCGGGTCGAGGGCGCGGCCGGGTTGTCGCTCGAAGGGCACATCCGCGCGGTCCGCCGCGTGGTCGACGCGCTCGACGTCGATCGCCTGGCCGTGGTCGGCCACGACAGCGGGGGCCTGATCGCCCGCCACGCCATGGCCGGTGACCGCCGACTCGCCGCGCTGGGCCTGATCGACACCGAGCAGCCGCACGGCCTGAGCTGGCGGTTCCGGCTGTTCCTCGCGAGCCGGCACCTTCCCGGCACCGGCGCTGCGCTCGGGTGGCTCGCCGGCCGCCCCGTGCTCCGGCGGAGCCCCTTCGTGCTCGGCGACGCCTTCGTCGACCGCTCCCTGCTCGACGGAGAGTTCGACGAGTTCTTCCTCCGCCCGCTTGCCACGGACCGGGTCCGTCGAGCGGCGGCGATCGAGGTGCTCCACAGCTTCCAACCGGGACTGGTGCATGCCCTTCCGGACGTGCACCGGCGCATCGACGTGCCCGTGCAACTCGTCTGGGGCGCAGAGGACAGGTTCTTCCCCCTCGAGTGGGCACGCGAGATGGTGGGGAGCTTCCCCGATGCTGCGCTGACGATCGTCCCCGACGCCGGGCTGTTCGCTCACGAGGAGCGGCCGGCGGAGGTGGCGGCAGCCCTGCTGCCCGTGCTCACGAACCACGTCTGA
- a CDS encoding helix-turn-helix transcriptional regulator, producing MARGEHRAGLVPALLKQWRAQRGLSQLDLALAADVSARHVSFIETGRSLPSADMVLRLASTLGVPLRQVNTMLVAAGHSPVYDDAAAEMPETIRQAIDLLMAHHEPFPVVVIDRSYDVVDLNRSAIAVLGAVLGLAPTDVPADADGIGSLGLNLMRLTFDPHGAQPWLVNFDEVGSQLLWRLQRESLAQPDDGELRALIDDILEMPTVAPDWRDVDLSTPAEPALVLHLQRGDIDLRFLTTVTSFQAPQNVDVEQLQIEHWFPTDELTAETCTALARSR from the coding sequence ATGGCACGAGGCGAACACCGCGCCGGGCTGGTCCCCGCGCTCCTGAAGCAGTGGCGGGCGCAACGTGGCCTCAGTCAGCTGGATCTCGCGCTCGCAGCCGACGTGTCGGCCCGCCACGTGAGCTTCATCGAGACGGGCCGGTCCCTTCCCAGCGCCGACATGGTGCTCCGGCTGGCGTCGACGTTGGGCGTGCCGCTGCGCCAGGTGAACACCATGCTCGTCGCGGCGGGTCACAGCCCCGTCTATGACGATGCCGCTGCGGAGATGCCGGAGACGATCCGTCAGGCGATCGACCTGCTCATGGCGCACCACGAGCCGTTCCCCGTCGTGGTCATCGACCGCAGCTACGACGTGGTCGACCTCAACCGCTCCGCGATCGCGGTCCTCGGCGCGGTGCTCGGTCTCGCACCGACCGACGTCCCTGCGGACGCCGACGGCATCGGATCACTCGGGCTCAACCTGATGCGACTCACGTTCGACCCCCACGGGGCGCAGCCGTGGCTCGTGAACTTCGATGAGGTCGGCAGCCAGCTGCTGTGGCGTCTCCAACGCGAGTCGTTGGCCCAGCCTGACGATGGCGAGCTCCGTGCGCTGATCGACGACATCCTCGAGATGCCGACCGTCGCGCCCGACTGGCGTGACGTCGACCTGTCCACGCCGGCCGAGCCGGCACTGGTGCTGCACCTACAACGCGGCGACATCGACCTGAGGTTCCTCACGACGGTCACCTCGTTCCAAGCGCCCCAGAACGTCGACGTCGAGCAACTGCAGATTGAGCACTGGTTCCCAACCGACGAGCTCACCGCCGAGACCTGCACGGCCCTCGCTCGATCGCGTTGA
- a CDS encoding AAA family ATPase — protein sequence MHTSDSDLLDSGSASSLLIVTGPPGAGKTTVARDLARREPGASVCVESDWFWTTIVRGPIEPWLPEADTQNRAVLAAAASAAAALRAGGYATALEGIIGPWMLDTLSAVIGPNPIDYVVLRPDLSTCLHRARTRSTEPRVSGHPPLSNPEPIRQMWEQFQLLGQLEHHVVDTTGLDADQTTDAIIQDRVVGRFRLSRITAD from the coding sequence ATGCACACGTCCGATTCAGACCTCCTCGACAGCGGAAGCGCGTCGTCGTTGCTCATCGTCACGGGTCCCCCCGGCGCGGGCAAGACCACTGTGGCCCGGGACCTCGCTCGCCGTGAGCCTGGCGCATCGGTCTGCGTTGAGTCCGACTGGTTCTGGACCACCATCGTTCGAGGGCCCATCGAGCCATGGCTGCCCGAAGCTGACACCCAGAACCGTGCAGTGCTCGCCGCCGCGGCATCGGCCGCCGCCGCGCTACGTGCCGGCGGATACGCCACCGCCCTCGAAGGGATCATCGGCCCGTGGATGCTCGACACTCTGAGCGCCGTCATTGGGCCGAACCCCATCGACTACGTCGTGCTGCGCCCCGACCTCTCCACCTGTCTCCACCGTGCCAGAACCCGCTCGACCGAGCCCCGAGTGAGCGGCCATCCACCTCTCTCGAATCCTGAGCCGATCCGCCAGATGTGGGAGCAGTTCCAGCTGCTCGGCCAGCTCGAACACCACGTTGTCGACACGACGGGCCTCGATGCCGATCAAACAACGGACGCCATCATCCAAGACCGCGTCGTCGGACGATTCAGGCTCAGCCGCATCACGGCGGATTAG
- a CDS encoding VOC family protein: MALRMDNVGIVVEDLEAAIDFFRELGLELEGRAPVEGEWAGSVTGLGDQRVEIAMMRTPDGHGRLELSRFLEPEVIEDHRNAPVNALGYLRVMFAVDDIDDTLARVTEHGAQLVSTEVVQYESAFRLCYIRGPEGILIGLSEALS; encoded by the coding sequence ATGGCGCTCAGGATGGACAACGTCGGGATCGTCGTCGAGGACCTCGAAGCGGCGATCGACTTCTTCCGCGAGCTCGGCCTCGAGCTCGAAGGCCGAGCCCCGGTGGAAGGGGAGTGGGCGGGGAGTGTCACCGGCCTGGGCGACCAACGGGTGGAGATCGCCATGATGCGCACGCCAGACGGCCACGGCCGGCTCGAGCTCTCGCGGTTCCTCGAGCCCGAGGTCATCGAGGATCACCGCAACGCACCCGTCAACGCACTCGGCTACCTGCGCGTCATGTTCGCCGTGGACGACATCGACGACACGCTCGCCCGGGTGACCGAGCACGGTGCCCAGCTTGTGAGCACCGAGGTCGTCCAGTACGAGTCGGCGTTCCGCCTCTGCTACATCCGCGGACCCGAGGGCATCCTCATCGGGCTCTCCGAGGCGTTGAGCTGA
- a CDS encoding DUF1801 domain-containing protein — MAAPKTRATDDDVTAFIDSVPNDRRRADAHTLRALFERVTGADAKMWGPSIVGFGSRPYTNTTGTNDWFVVGFSPRKTASTIYGIHDGDGPDDPLLDELGPHTTGKGCVYVKAVDDVDRDVLERLVRRAWDAEATD, encoded by the coding sequence ATGGCGGCGCCCAAGACCCGAGCCACCGACGACGATGTCACGGCGTTCATCGACTCGGTCCCGAACGATCGCCGTCGCGCCGACGCCCACACCCTTCGGGCGCTCTTCGAACGGGTCACGGGCGCCGACGCCAAGATGTGGGGCCCGTCGATCGTCGGCTTCGGCAGCCGCCCGTATACGAACACCACCGGCACGAACGACTGGTTCGTGGTCGGCTTCTCGCCACGCAAGACCGCCTCGACGATCTACGGCATCCACGACGGGGACGGTCCCGACGACCCGCTGCTGGACGAGCTCGGCCCGCACACCACCGGCAAGGGTTGCGTGTACGTGAAGGCCGTCGACGACGTCGACCGGGACGTGCTCGAACGTCTCGTGCGACGCGCCTGGGACGCCGAGGCAACCGACTAG